From a region of the Methanoculleus receptaculi genome:
- a CDS encoding adenylate kinase, with amino-acid sequence MGKKVVVTGVPGVGKTTVINGAMERLAAEGIAYETVNFGTFMFEAARRENLVTDRDEMRKLGKDVQKRLQKEAAAGIAAMSGDANVIIDTHSSVKTPAGFLAGLPEWVLRELMPDIVVLVETDPDQILMRRLGDPSRTRDMEGSRAIAQHQEFNRAVAAAYAMYTGCTIKIVRNEDFLLEQGIDDLVSVLR; translated from the coding sequence TTGGGAAAGAAAGTTGTTGTAACCGGCGTCCCCGGTGTCGGGAAGACCACCGTCATCAACGGGGCGATGGAGAGGCTGGCGGCCGAGGGCATCGCGTATGAGACAGTCAACTTCGGCACGTTTATGTTTGAGGCGGCCAGGAGGGAGAACCTGGTCACGGATCGCGATGAGATGCGGAAACTTGGTAAGGATGTCCAGAAACGCCTGCAGAAAGAGGCTGCCGCGGGCATCGCCGCCATGAGCGGAGATGCAAACGTTATCATCGATACCCATAGCAGCGTCAAGACGCCGGCAGGGTTTCTTGCCGGACTGCCCGAATGGGTTCTTCGTGAACTTATGCCCGATATCGTCGTCCTGGTGGAGACCGACCCCGATCAGATCCTGATGCGTCGGCTGGGTGACCCCTCAAGAACCCGTGACATGGAGGGTTCGCGTGCGATCGCCCAACACCAGGAGTTCAACCGCGCTGTTGCTGCGGCATATGCTATGTACACAGGCTGTACCATCAAAATTGTCAGGAACGAGGATTTCCTGCTTGAGCAGGGCATCGATGACCTGGTGAGTGTTTTGAGGTAA
- the secY gene encoding preprotein translocase subunit SecY — protein sequence MGDLLDRFEPILAAMPAVRNPEGHVHFKNKLMWTVAILLLYFTLTNIDIFGLSPQSQDLFGMYRALLAGASGSLLHLGIGPIVTASIVLQLLKGAGLLQIDTSEARGQVMYMGLQKLLIFVMIVIEALPMIVGGMMLPDPAVAAEFFGGNTFIVSVLIFLQICLGGLLVVFMDEVVTKWGIGSGVGLFIVAGVSQGLVNGFLNWQTGTDPFPIGFFPRLFAVATSGVNFLEYFGTDLLALVTTIAIFMIIVYVESTRIEIPLAHTAVRGARARFPVKLIYASVLPMILVRVLQANIQMIGMLLSNAGITILGEFQGQVPVNGLMWYIAPINQPQDWMWWIVDLGHAPWEILLRMGIDVGVMVIGGAIFALFWVKTAGLDSKAVARQIQMSGMQIPGYRRNIQVLEKYLDRYIPRITVIGGVFIGVLSVVANLFGVIGAVGGTGLLLAVSITYRLYEEIASQQIMEMYPFMRGFFGKE from the coding sequence ATGGGAGATCTGCTGGATCGATTTGAACCCATCCTTGCAGCAATGCCTGCAGTCCGAAACCCGGAGGGGCATGTCCATTTTAAGAACAAACTTATGTGGACGGTTGCGATTCTGCTCCTCTACTTCACGTTGACGAACATCGATATCTTTGGGCTCTCGCCGCAGTCACAGGATCTGTTCGGAATGTACCGTGCCCTGCTTGCCGGCGCGAGCGGGTCGCTTCTGCATCTCGGTATCGGGCCGATCGTCACCGCGTCGATCGTGCTGCAGCTGCTTAAGGGTGCCGGACTCCTGCAGATCGATACCAGTGAAGCCCGCGGGCAGGTCATGTACATGGGCCTGCAGAAGCTGCTCATCTTCGTGATGATCGTGATCGAGGCGCTCCCGATGATCGTTGGCGGGATGATGCTGCCCGATCCGGCGGTGGCGGCGGAGTTCTTTGGCGGGAACACGTTCATCGTCTCGGTCCTGATCTTTCTCCAGATCTGCCTTGGCGGATTGCTGGTGGTCTTCATGGACGAGGTCGTCACCAAGTGGGGCATCGGTTCGGGTGTGGGGCTCTTCATCGTTGCCGGAGTCTCTCAGGGTCTCGTGAACGGGTTCCTGAACTGGCAGACAGGAACCGATCCCTTCCCGATCGGGTTCTTCCCGCGGCTGTTTGCGGTGGCGACGTCCGGGGTGAACTTCCTTGAGTACTTCGGCACGGACCTGCTCGCTCTCGTCACGACGATCGCCATCTTCATGATCATCGTCTATGTCGAGTCAACCCGTATTGAGATCCCGCTTGCGCATACCGCTGTCCGCGGCGCCCGTGCGCGGTTCCCGGTGAAACTCATCTACGCGAGCGTTCTTCCCATGATCCTTGTCCGCGTGCTGCAGGCCAACATCCAGATGATCGGGATGCTGCTCTCGAACGCCGGGATCACGATACTGGGCGAGTTCCAGGGGCAGGTGCCGGTAAACGGTCTGATGTGGTACATCGCTCCAATAAACCAGCCGCAGGATTGGATGTGGTGGATCGTTGACCTGGGTCACGCTCCCTGGGAGATCCTGCTTCGGATGGGAATAGATGTCGGTGTGATGGTTATCGGTGGTGCTATATTCGCGCTCTTCTGGGTCAAGACCGCAGGTCTCGACTCGAAGGCGGTGGCCCGGCAGATCCAGATGAGCGGGATGCAGATCCCTGGATACCGGAGGAATATTCAGGTGCTGGAGAAGTACCTCGACCGTTACATCCCCAGGATTACCGTCATCGGTGGTGTCTTTATCGGTGTCCTCTCGGTGGTGGCAAACCTCTTTGGTGTGATCGGGGCGGTCGGTGGAACAGGATTGCTGCTTGCGGTGAGTATAACCTACCGCCTGTATGAGGAGATTGCAAGCCAGCAGATCATGGAGATGTATCCGTTCATGCGCGGGTTCTTCGGGAAGGAGTAG
- a CDS encoding uL15m family ribosomal protein gives MPVNKRSKYRGSRTCGGGTHKNRRGAGNRGGRGRAGQRDHRFSHFYLRGEISNGKHGFVNKTSVPVSAIDVGDIDQMIEALVSEGFATREGDLITLDATEIGIEKVLGGGQVTHRMSISARAFSERARAKIEEMGGQAMTV, from the coding sequence ATGCCCGTAAACAAGAGATCTAAATACAGGGGTTCACGGACATGTGGCGGTGGTACGCACAAAAACCGGCGTGGCGCCGGAAACAGGGGTGGACGTGGCAGAGCCGGGCAGCGTGATCATCGCTTCTCTCATTTCTACCTGAGGGGGGAGATATCCAACGGCAAGCACGGTTTCGTCAACAAGACTTCCGTGCCGGTATCCGCCATTGACGTTGGGGATATCGACCAGATGATCGAGGCACTGGTCAGCGAAGGGTTTGCCACCCGGGAGGGTGATCTTATCACCCTCGATGCCACCGAGATCGGCATCGAGAAGGTGCTCGGCGGTGGACAGGTGACCCACAGGATGAGTATCTCCGCCAGGGCGTTCTCGGAACGGGCCCGGGCAAAGATCGAGGAGATGGGCGGTCAGGCAATGACCGTCTGA
- a CDS encoding 50S ribosomal protein L30 produces MYAVVQVRGVVKTNREIRDTLKMLRLHHVNHCVLVPETPAYEGMIRKVKDFVAYGEVDEETLATLLRTRGRLTGDEKLSDEYVRAHTPYADIDEFAAALCSGETSFADLVEIKPVLRLHPPRKGYKTIKRTFQQGGALGYYGPRINDLLYRMR; encoded by the coding sequence ATGTACGCGGTAGTACAGGTGCGCGGTGTGGTCAAGACCAACCGCGAGATCAGGGACACCCTGAAGATGCTCCGTCTCCACCACGTCAACCACTGTGTTCTCGTGCCTGAAACACCTGCATACGAGGGCATGATCCGTAAGGTGAAGGATTTCGTGGCCTACGGTGAGGTGGATGAGGAGACCCTTGCCACGCTGCTGCGCACCCGCGGCAGGCTTACCGGTGACGAGAAGCTGAGCGACGAGTACGTCCGTGCGCATACCCCGTATGCCGATATCGACGAGTTCGCGGCAGCGCTCTGCAGCGGTGAGACGAGTTTTGCTGATCTGGTGGAGATCAAACCGGTGCTGAGACTGCACCCTCCGCGAAAGGGCTATAAAACCATCAAGAGAACCTTTCAGCAGGGTGGGGCTCTCGGCTACTACGGCCCCCGGATCAACGATCTCCTCTACAGGATGAGGTGA
- a CDS encoding 30S ribosomal protein S5 — protein MAYVEEEWIPLTGLGRRVAAGEVTGIDEVLASGRPIKEPQIVDILLPDLEDEVLDINMVQRMTDSGRRVKFRTTVVVGNRNGYVGFGQGKDVQVGNAIQKAIADAKLNLIKVSRGCGSWECGCDAAHSIPFEVTGKAGSVRVTLKPAPQGIGLVTGDIPKKVLALAGIKDVWAFNRGQTRTTINYAKATFEALRKTNMVRIGGTE, from the coding sequence ATGGCATACGTAGAGGAAGAATGGATCCCGCTCACCGGCCTCGGGCGCAGGGTCGCCGCTGGCGAGGTCACCGGTATCGATGAGGTGCTCGCAAGCGGCAGGCCGATCAAGGAGCCCCAGATTGTGGATATCCTCCTGCCCGACCTTGAGGACGAGGTGCTGGACATTAACATGGTCCAGCGTATGACTGACTCGGGCCGACGCGTGAAGTTCCGTACCACCGTGGTGGTCGGCAACCGGAACGGTTACGTGGGGTTCGGTCAGGGCAAGGACGTCCAGGTCGGTAACGCGATCCAGAAGGCAATAGCAGATGCAAAACTGAATCTCATCAAGGTCTCCCGCGGCTGCGGGAGCTGGGAATGCGGTTGTGATGCCGCCCACTCGATCCCCTTCGAGGTGACAGGGAAGGCAGGCAGTGTCCGTGTTACGTTGAAGCCCGCCCCCCAGGGCATCGGGCTGGTTACAGGGGACATCCCGAAGAAGGTGCTGGCGCTTGCGGGGATCAAGGATGTCTGGGCGTTCAATCGCGGACAGACCAGGACGACCATCAACTATGCGAAGGCAACGTTTGAGGCGCTCCGGAAGACGAACATGGTCAGGATCGGGGGTACGGAGTGA
- a CDS encoding 50S ribosomal protein L18 — protein sequence MATGPRYFVPFRRRHEGKTDYYKRMALLSSGMPRMVVRKTNRQIIVQLVVPGVEGDRTLVSAYSADLAGYGYEGSGANTPAAYLTGMLFGVRALNAGYSEAFLDIGLARAKPGARVFAALKGAVDAGLNVPYGESILPAEDRLRGAHIAEHDPDRAGSLVENVEAVALAIKKELV from the coding sequence CTTTGTGCCTTTCCGAAGGCGGCACGAGGGAAAGACCGATTACTACAAGCGGATGGCGCTTCTCTCATCCGGGATGCCCAGAATGGTCGTTCGGAAGACAAACCGGCAGATCATCGTGCAGTTGGTCGTTCCCGGGGTTGAGGGTGACCGCACCCTTGTCTCCGCCTACTCGGCAGACCTTGCTGGCTACGGTTATGAGGGATCTGGTGCGAACACACCGGCAGCCTACCTTACGGGGATGCTGTTTGGCGTCAGGGCGCTGAACGCGGGTTATAGCGAGGCGTTCCTGGATATAGGGCTTGCCCGGGCAAAACCTGGCGCGCGCGTCTTTGCCGCCCTCAAAGGGGCAGTTGATGCGGGTCTTAACGTTCCCTATGGAGAATCGATCCTTCCCGCCGAGGATCGGCTCAGGGGCGCGCACATTGCCGAGCATGATCCCGATCGGGCTGGCAGCCTGGTGGAGAACGTAGAGGCTGTGGCTCTGGCCATCAAGAAGGAGCTGGTGTGA